In one Burkholderiales bacterium GJ-E10 genomic region, the following are encoded:
- a CDS encoding thimet oligopeptidase gives MNHPLLPPGFPVIDAQQILPRCDAALAQRRALMAAMEARNGPDGILEEFNALAIETGSFDDPLSVLQNAAPDKATRDAAQACLDKLAPFGTELFQSEKIYARVAAFEPKDEQDRSYREQLIEAFEDTGVTLPPEKRARAKQIQDELITLELQFGANVNDVMTTVPVTPAEAAGLPESLLRTLRRDARGDYLISLDFPVYEPFLRLAQSEEARRRVWTAYQNRAGLPNLRLMDQALALRHELAQLYGHPDYATFSLRRKMAGTPQAVETFLYSVKSAVEAVELRELADLQQEKAALLGLPTDAVRVERWDVAYLQNRIEKKRFDIDQESLRAFFPTESSVRYVMHLAETLYGIRFVAQPDLPGWSPDVRYYDVVDMAPAGADGADGPPIGGIYLDLFPREGKFKHAAAFSVRSGSVLGGQTPIKALLCNLDPNGLTHVELETLLHEFGHILHGVLSRARYADQSGTNVRLDFVEVPSQMFEEWGRRAQPLARFAQVCPECPQLTPEQVARLDDARRFGSGLRYARQWLYAAYDMALHTGPVKPALATWKELEGATPLGHVAGTMMPASFGHLMGGYEAGYYSYMWSEVLALDMLSAFRGNLLDPAVGHRYRQWILEPGGSRPPEELAEGFLGRKPDAEAFYEEIRGTR, from the coding sequence GTGAACCACCCGTTGCTTCCCCCCGGTTTCCCGGTGATCGATGCGCAGCAGATCCTCCCCCGCTGCGATGCCGCCCTGGCGCAGCGACGCGCCTTGATGGCCGCCATGGAGGCCCGCAACGGCCCGGATGGCATCCTCGAGGAGTTCAACGCGCTGGCGATCGAAACGGGGAGCTTCGACGACCCGCTCTCGGTGCTGCAGAATGCCGCGCCCGACAAGGCCACGCGCGATGCGGCGCAGGCCTGCCTCGACAAGCTCGCGCCCTTCGGCACCGAACTGTTCCAGAGCGAGAAGATCTACGCGCGGGTGGCGGCGTTCGAGCCCAAGGATGAGCAGGATCGCAGCTACCGCGAGCAGCTGATCGAGGCGTTCGAGGACACCGGCGTGACGTTGCCGCCCGAGAAGCGGGCGCGCGCCAAGCAGATCCAGGACGAACTCATCACCCTCGAGCTGCAATTCGGCGCGAACGTCAACGACGTGATGACCACCGTTCCCGTGACGCCGGCGGAAGCCGCGGGCCTTCCCGAGTCCTTGCTGCGCACGCTGCGGCGGGACGCACGGGGCGACTACCTGATCAGCCTGGACTTCCCGGTCTACGAGCCGTTCCTGCGTCTGGCGCAGAGCGAAGAGGCGCGGCGGCGCGTTTGGACTGCCTATCAGAACCGGGCAGGGCTACCCAATCTCCGGCTGATGGACCAGGCGCTTGCCCTGCGACATGAACTGGCGCAACTCTACGGCCACCCCGACTACGCGACCTTTTCCTTGCGGCGCAAGATGGCGGGAACGCCGCAGGCGGTGGAAACTTTCCTGTACTCGGTGAAGTCCGCCGTCGAAGCCGTCGAGTTGCGCGAACTCGCGGATCTGCAGCAGGAAAAGGCGGCCTTGCTGGGCCTGCCGACGGACGCCGTGCGCGTCGAACGATGGGATGTCGCCTATCTGCAGAACCGGATCGAAAAGAAGCGCTTCGACATCGACCAGGAATCCTTGCGGGCGTTTTTCCCGACCGAGTCCTCGGTTCGCTACGTCATGCACCTGGCCGAGACGCTCTACGGCATCCGTTTCGTGGCGCAGCCCGATCTGCCGGGATGGAGTCCGGACGTCCGCTACTACGACGTCGTGGACATGGCGCCCGCCGGTGCGGATGGTGCGGACGGCCCGCCCATCGGCGGGATCTATCTCGACCTGTTCCCGCGCGAGGGCAAGTTCAAGCATGCGGCGGCATTCAGCGTCCGCAGCGGCTCCGTGCTCGGCGGCCAGACGCCGATCAAGGCGCTTCTCTGCAACCTCGATCCGAACGGGCTGACGCACGTCGAACTCGAAACGCTGCTGCACGAGTTCGGTCACATCCTGCACGGCGTGCTGTCGCGGGCGCGCTACGCCGACCAATCGGGAACCAACGTGCGCCTGGACTTCGTCGAAGTGCCGTCGCAAATGTTCGAGGAGTGGGGGCGGCGCGCGCAGCCGCTCGCCCGCTTCGCGCAGGTGTGTCCGGAATGTCCCCAATTGACGCCGGAACAGGTGGCACGGCTGGATGACGCGCGCCGCTTCGGCTCCGGCCTGCGCTACGCCCGGCAATGGCTGTATGCCGCCTACGACATGGCGCTGCATACCGGGCCGGTCAAGCCGGCGCTGGCGACCTGGAAGGAACTGGAGGGCGCGACGCCGCTGGGGCACGTCGCCGGAACGATGATGCCAGCGTCGTTCGGACATCTGATGGGCGGCTACGAGGCGGGCTACTACAGCTACATGTGGTCGGAAGTGCTGGCGCTCGACATGCTCTCGGCGTTCCGCGGCAATCTGCTCGATCCTGCGGTGGGACATCGCTACCGACAGTGGATCCTCGAGCCGGGCGGCAGCCGGCCGCCGGAGGAACTGGCCGAGGGGTTCCTCGGCCGCAAGCCGGACGCGGAAGCGTTTTACGAGGAGATTCGCGGGACGCGGTAG
- a CDS encoding TldD protein yields MKPIEPAVERLAIARSLLLDPYGLDETHLQRTLATIFEHRADYADLYFQYTRSESYALEEGIVKSGSFGIDQGVGVRAVSGERTAFSYSDDISLDALLGAATTVRSIARSGASRTVPAKRLKTQRQRALYGAIDPVASATATEKIRMLEQVERYARACDPRVKQVMANIASEYDVVLVASSDGRIAADVRPLVRVSVTVIAEEHGRREQGFSGGGGRVDLTTFDTDSLHRYAKEAVDMALVNLQAKPAPAGVMSVVLGPGWPGILLHEAIGHGLEGDFNRKGSSAFSGRIGERVAAKGVTVIDDGTIPERRGSLNIDDEGNPTQRTVLIEDGVLRGYMQDSLNARLMKTAVTGNGRRESFAALPLPRMTNTCMLAGDRDPEEIVRSVPRGIYARNFGGGQVDITNGKFVFSMAEAYLIENGRLGAPLKGATLIGNGPDALTRVTMIGNDMRMDGGIGTCGKDGQSVPVGVGQPTLRIEGLTVGGTA; encoded by the coding sequence ATGAAACCTATCGAACCTGCCGTAGAACGCCTCGCCATCGCCCGCAGCCTGCTCCTCGACCCGTACGGTCTCGACGAAACGCATCTGCAGCGCACCCTCGCCACCATCTTCGAGCACCGCGCCGATTACGCCGACCTGTACTTCCAGTACACGCGTTCGGAGTCGTACGCGCTGGAAGAAGGCATCGTCAAATCGGGCAGCTTCGGCATCGACCAGGGCGTGGGCGTGCGCGCGGTATCGGGCGAGCGCACGGCGTTCTCCTACTCCGACGACATTTCGCTCGACGCGCTGCTCGGCGCCGCGACGACCGTACGGTCCATCGCACGCAGCGGTGCATCCCGCACGGTGCCGGCCAAACGCCTCAAGACCCAGCGCCAGCGGGCGCTGTACGGCGCGATCGATCCGGTCGCCTCCGCCACCGCCACCGAAAAGATCCGCATGCTCGAACAGGTGGAGCGCTATGCCCGTGCCTGCGATCCGCGCGTCAAGCAGGTGATGGCCAACATCGCCTCCGAGTACGACGTGGTGCTGGTTGCATCCTCGGACGGTCGCATCGCGGCCGACGTGCGTCCGCTCGTGCGCGTCTCCGTGACGGTGATCGCGGAGGAGCACGGCCGTCGCGAACAAGGGTTTTCCGGGGGCGGCGGCCGCGTCGACCTGACGACGTTCGACACCGATTCGCTGCACCGGTACGCGAAGGAGGCCGTCGACATGGCGCTCGTCAACCTGCAGGCCAAACCGGCGCCGGCGGGGGTGATGAGCGTGGTGCTCGGCCCGGGCTGGCCCGGCATCCTGCTGCACGAGGCGATCGGGCACGGCCTGGAAGGCGACTTCAATCGCAAGGGATCGAGCGCATTTTCGGGGCGCATCGGCGAACGCGTTGCGGCCAAGGGCGTCACGGTGATCGACGACGGCACGATTCCGGAACGCCGCGGCTCGCTCAACATCGACGACGAGGGCAACCCGACGCAACGCACCGTCCTGATCGAAGACGGCGTGCTGCGCGGATACATGCAGGATTCGCTCAACGCGCGACTGATGAAGACCGCCGTCACCGGCAACGGGCGGCGCGAGTCGTTCGCGGCCCTGCCCCTGCCGCGCATGACCAACACCTGCATGCTGGCGGGCGACCGGGACCCGGAGGAGATCGTCCGCTCGGTCCCGCGCGGCATCTACGCGCGCAACTTCGGCGGCGGCCAGGTCGACATCACCAACGGCAAGTTCGTCTTTTCGATGGCGGAGGCCTACCTGATCGAAAACGGCCGGCTGGGCGCCCCGCTCAAGGGCGCGACACTGATCGGCAACGGGCCGGATGCGCTCACCCGCGTGACCATGATCGGCAATGACATGCGCATGGACGGCGGCATCGGCACCTGCGGCAAGGATGGGCAGAGCGTGCCGGTCGGCGTCGGCCAGCCGACCTTGCGGATCGAGGGGCTCACGGTGGGCGGCACGGCGTGA
- a CDS encoding zinc finger, CHCC-type: protein MTATARAELPVVELRADELPAYCPNPAMPLWNHHPRVYLPLEERGEAMCPYCGTRYRLKPGEHVRHGH, encoded by the coding sequence ATGACCGCGACCGCCCGTGCCGAACTGCCCGTCGTCGAACTGCGTGCCGACGAGTTGCCCGCATACTGCCCCAACCCGGCGATGCCGTTGTGGAATCACCACCCGCGCGTCTACCTTCCTCTGGAAGAGCGCGGCGAGGCGATGTGCCCGTATTGCGGCACGCGCTACCGATTGAAGCCCGGCGAGCACGTTCGTCATGGGCATTGA
- a CDS encoding phospho-2-dehydro-3-deoxyheptonate aldolase yields MRFTTDDLRIKEIKELIPPATLIAELSCSERGSATVHDARAAIHDILHGQDDRLIVIIGPCSIHDPKAALDYARRLVAERARYAADLEVVMRVYFEKPRTTVGWKGLINDPDLNGSFRINEGLRTARELLRAINDLGLPAGCEYLDMITPQYLADLVSWGAIGARTTESQIHRELASGLSCPVGFKNGTDGNVRIAVEAIKAAQQPHHFLSVTKAGHSAIVSTRGNEDCHIILRGGAQPNYDAASVEAACRALAQAGLAQRLMVDASHANSRKDPLQQIDVCTDIAGQIARGEERVVGVMVESNLVGGRQDLVPGKPLTYGQSITDGCLDWEQSVACLETLAQGVRARRNASGNDATE; encoded by the coding sequence ATGCGATTCACCACCGACGATCTGCGCATCAAGGAGATCAAGGAACTCATCCCGCCGGCAACCCTGATCGCCGAACTTTCCTGTTCGGAGCGGGGTTCGGCAACGGTGCACGACGCCCGTGCCGCCATCCACGACATCCTGCACGGCCAGGATGACCGGCTGATCGTCATCATCGGCCCGTGTTCGATCCACGACCCCAAGGCGGCGCTCGACTACGCCCGGCGCCTCGTCGCCGAGCGTGCGCGGTACGCCGCCGACCTGGAGGTGGTGATGCGCGTTTATTTCGAGAAGCCGCGCACCACGGTGGGGTGGAAGGGCCTGATCAACGACCCCGATCTCAACGGCAGCTTCCGCATCAACGAGGGGCTGCGCACGGCGCGCGAGCTCTTGCGGGCGATCAACGACCTCGGGCTGCCGGCCGGTTGCGAGTACCTGGACATGATCACGCCGCAGTATCTCGCCGATCTGGTCAGCTGGGGCGCCATCGGCGCGCGGACGACCGAATCGCAAATCCACCGCGAACTCGCATCGGGCCTGTCCTGCCCCGTCGGATTCAAGAACGGCACCGACGGCAACGTCCGCATCGCCGTCGAGGCGATCAAGGCGGCGCAGCAGCCGCACCATTTCCTGTCGGTCACCAAGGCCGGACATTCGGCGATCGTCTCGACCCGCGGCAACGAGGACTGTCACATCATCCTGCGCGGCGGCGCCCAGCCCAATTACGACGCCGCCAGCGTCGAGGCGGCGTGCCGGGCGCTGGCCCAGGCGGGCCTCGCGCAGCGCCTGATGGTCGACGCCAGCCACGCCAACAGCCGCAAGGATCCCCTGCAGCAGATCGACGTCTGCACCGACATCGCCGGGCAGATCGCCCGCGGCGAAGAGCGCGTCGTCGGCGTGATGGTGGAGAGCAACCTCGTCGGCGGCCGGCAGGATCTCGTTCCCGGCAAGCCGCTCACCTACGGGCAGTCGATCACCGACGGCTGCCTGGACTGGGAGCAGAGCGTGGCCTGCCTGGAGACCCTGGCGCAGGGGGTGCGGGCGCGGCGCAACGCGAGCGGGAACGACGCGACGGAATGA
- a CDS encoding prevent-host-death family protein: MLPPMKTMTIGEFKAHFSEALEAVREGETVVVAYGRNREKVAAMIPYSQVREEKRRPLGLLEGKIRCRIKPDFALRDEDLLSA, encoded by the coding sequence ATGCTCCCGCCGATGAAGACCATGACCATCGGTGAGTTCAAGGCGCATTTTTCCGAGGCGCTGGAGGCGGTTCGCGAAGGCGAAACGGTCGTCGTCGCCTACGGCCGGAACCGGGAAAAGGTCGCGGCGATGATTCCCTACTCGCAGGTGCGCGAGGAGAAGCGGCGCCCGCTCGGATTGCTCGAAGGAAAGATTCGCTGCCGGATCAAGCCGGACTTTGCCCTCCGCGACGAGGATCTGCTCTCGGCATGA
- a CDS encoding glutamate-ammonia-ligase adenylyltransferase: MLPIYRGVIRAYGASRFVRRSLLREGFASAAQPDGARPTAAETEWLQGAAQEPWTAERMARGWRETALPDGDPVAAVALGLRRLRRRMLCGLLVRDVAGVAPLDEVMRTMTAFAEFAVRTALAAILPDLAGRHPAPRTAQGRPQDLLVVGMGKAGAWELNVSSDLDLVFVYGEDGPSAQEFFDRAGRRLIAVLADADEDGFVFRTDLRLRPHGDSGPLSVSLAMLEEYFQRDGREWERFAWSKARVLSGPVLATEADFRDQLAALDAVVTPFVYRRYFDFGAIGAIRDLHARIRAQARRKRGAADAAGRGEYDVKLGRGGIREIEFMAQAWGIMRGGRDVRLRERATLPMLATLAATGRLPPEDADALSDAYVFLRRLEHAVQYRDDAQTHRIPADPAEREAVAQLFGASSVAELLARYHAAREHVERAFDAMFPPEEADAGRAAQGGVDEADDLPEPMRRFLVSARVSALPEALRTRVGALAAVAAAEIGTIQREMREERGAAGESDGDAEAIAVRWVRLMEIIGRRATYFALLAEYPRAHVRVLRVLAAGGWAAEYLLRHPILLDELIDPRAEEFSADVDVPSYWAAWARDLDASLRAAGPDVEAQMNLLRDAHHAAVFRLLLADLAGHLTVERLADHLSAAADGVLRIALDAAWRSMVPPTAPVPPLPRLCVVAYGKLGGRELGYASDLDLIFVVDDTGPGPAEADAARCAQLVRRFLSWLTTVTSSGNLFEIDLRLRPNGSAGVLVTPLAAFEGYQINADGHGAWFWEHQALTRARPCAGDAAVGERIETIRRGVLQRQRDPALVQAEVVAMRRRMLEGHAHRDARFDCKFDRGGMVDVEFAVQALVLLHAHRHPELVENRGNIGLLGIAAHLGLLDAAMAEAAADAYRRYRRLQHALRLAGVPDARVDRDRVRGEIDAVLRLWHRVLGTEEPHGKMAD, from the coding sequence TTGCTACCGATCTACCGCGGCGTCATTCGGGCCTACGGCGCCAGCCGTTTCGTGCGCCGCAGCCTGCTGCGGGAAGGCTTCGCGTCGGCCGCGCAGCCCGACGGCGCCCGGCCGACCGCGGCGGAAACGGAATGGCTGCAGGGCGCCGCGCAGGAACCCTGGACGGCGGAGCGGATGGCGCGAGGTTGGCGGGAGACGGCGCTCCCGGACGGCGATCCCGTAGCGGCGGTTGCGCTCGGCCTGCGCCGCCTGCGCCGGCGCATGTTGTGCGGGCTGCTCGTGCGCGACGTGGCCGGGGTCGCGCCGCTCGACGAAGTCATGCGGACCATGACGGCGTTCGCGGAGTTCGCCGTGCGGACGGCGCTGGCGGCCATCCTGCCCGATCTCGCCGGGCGCCATCCGGCGCCGCGGACTGCACAGGGCCGACCGCAGGATCTGCTCGTCGTCGGCATGGGCAAGGCGGGTGCCTGGGAACTGAACGTCTCCTCCGACCTCGATCTGGTGTTCGTCTATGGCGAGGACGGCCCTTCGGCGCAGGAATTCTTCGACCGCGCGGGGCGCCGGCTCATCGCCGTGCTGGCCGACGCCGACGAAGACGGGTTCGTGTTCCGCACTGACCTGCGGCTGCGCCCGCACGGCGACTCCGGGCCGCTCAGCGTATCGCTGGCGATGCTCGAGGAATATTTCCAGCGCGACGGCCGCGAGTGGGAGCGGTTCGCCTGGTCGAAGGCACGGGTTCTCTCGGGGCCCGTGCTCGCGACGGAGGCGGATTTCCGGGATCAGCTGGCGGCCCTGGATGCCGTGGTCACGCCGTTCGTCTATCGCCGCTATTTCGATTTCGGCGCCATCGGCGCGATCCGCGACCTGCACGCCCGCATCCGCGCGCAGGCGCGCCGCAAGCGCGGCGCGGCCGACGCCGCGGGCCGCGGCGAATACGATGTCAAGCTCGGCCGCGGCGGCATCCGGGAAATCGAATTCATGGCGCAGGCCTGGGGGATCATGCGCGGCGGGCGCGATGTCCGGCTGCGCGAACGCGCCACCTTGCCGATGCTTGCGACGCTCGCCGCAACCGGACGGTTGCCGCCCGAGGACGCGGACGCCTTGTCCGACGCGTACGTCTTTCTGCGCCGCCTCGAGCACGCCGTGCAGTATCGCGACGATGCGCAGACCCATCGCATTCCGGCCGATCCGGCCGAACGCGAAGCCGTCGCGCAGCTCTTCGGGGCGTCGTCGGTGGCGGAGTTGCTGGCGCGGTATCACGCCGCGCGCGAGCACGTCGAGCGCGCATTCGATGCGATGTTCCCGCCGGAGGAGGCCGACGCCGGCCGGGCGGCGCAGGGCGGCGTCGACGAGGCGGACGATCTGCCGGAACCGATGCGGCGGTTTCTCGTGTCGGCCCGCGTATCTGCGCTGCCGGAGGCGCTGCGTACCCGCGTGGGCGCTCTGGCCGCGGTCGCGGCAGCGGAAATCGGCACCATCCAGCGCGAAATGCGGGAGGAGCGCGGCGCGGCGGGCGAGTCCGACGGCGATGCCGAGGCAATCGCCGTGCGCTGGGTCCGGCTGATGGAAATCATCGGCCGCCGGGCGACCTACTTCGCGCTGCTGGCGGAATACCCGCGGGCCCACGTCCGTGTGCTGCGCGTGCTTGCCGCCGGCGGCTGGGCGGCCGAATATCTGTTGCGCCATCCGATCCTGCTCGACGAACTGATCGATCCGCGCGCCGAGGAGTTTTCGGCCGACGTCGACGTGCCTTCGTACTGGGCGGCGTGGGCGCGCGACCTCGACGCCTCGCTGCGTGCCGCCGGTCCGGACGTCGAGGCGCAAATGAACCTGCTGCGCGATGCGCACCACGCGGCGGTTTTCCGTCTGCTGCTGGCGGATCTTGCCGGCCACCTGACGGTGGAGCGCCTCGCGGACCACCTGTCGGCGGCGGCCGATGGGGTGCTGCGGATCGCGCTCGACGCCGCGTGGCGCAGCATGGTGCCGCCGACCGCACCGGTGCCGCCTCTGCCGCGCCTTTGCGTCGTGGCCTATGGCAAGCTGGGCGGGCGCGAACTGGGCTACGCCTCGGATCTCGATCTGATCTTCGTGGTCGACGATACGGGACCGGGGCCGGCCGAGGCGGATGCCGCGCGCTGCGCCCAACTCGTGCGGCGCTTCCTCTCCTGGCTGACCACCGTCACCTCGAGCGGCAATCTCTTCGAGATCGACCTGCGTCTGCGGCCCAACGGCAGCGCCGGCGTGCTGGTCACCCCGCTGGCAGCGTTCGAGGGCTACCAGATCAATGCCGACGGCCATGGCGCCTGGTTCTGGGAACATCAGGCGCTCACGCGCGCCCGTCCCTGCGCCGGCGATGCCGCGGTGGGCGAGCGGATCGAGACGATCCGGCGGGGCGTGTTGCAGCGGCAGCGCGATCCGGCCCTGGTCCAGGCCGAGGTGGTGGCGATGCGGCGCCGGATGCTCGAAGGCCACGCCCATCGTGACGCGCGCTTCGACTGCAAGTTCGACCGCGGCGGCATGGTCGACGTGGAATTCGCCGTCCAGGCCCTGGTGCTGCTGCATGCCCATCGGCATCCGGAACTGGTGGAGAATCGGGGCAACATCGGCCTGCTGGGCATCGCCGCCCATCTCGGCCTGCTCGATGCGGCAATGGCCGAGGCAGCCGCCGACGCCTACCGCCGGTACCGGCGCCTCCAGCACGCCCTGCGGCTGGCCGGGGTTCCCGACGCGCGGGTCGACCGCGACCGGGTCCGGGGCGAGATCGACGCCGTATTGCGGCTGTGGCACCGGGTGTTGGGAACGGAAGAGCCGCACGGTAAAATGGCCGATTGA
- a CDS encoding cob(i)yrinic acid a,c-diamide adenosyltransferase (mmab), giving the protein MGHRLSAIVTRTGDDGSTGLGDGTRTGKDAPRIEAIGEIDELNAHIGLLRAELAADPAAAAVAAALQGDLAEIQHGLFDLGAELAVPGTTRLSASRVERLDARIAQVNASLPPLREFILPGGTRAAAQAHVCRTVCRRAERAVVRLARTEPVGEPARRYLNRLSDWFFVAARAIQRGAGGGEPQWEPAAGNVSS; this is encoded by the coding sequence GTGGGACACCGCCTTTCCGCCATCGTCACCCGTACCGGCGACGACGGTTCGACCGGACTCGGCGACGGCACGCGGACCGGCAAGGACGCCCCGCGCATCGAGGCGATCGGCGAGATCGACGAACTCAACGCCCACATCGGCTTGCTGCGAGCGGAGCTTGCGGCCGATCCCGCGGCGGCGGCCGTTGCGGCGGCATTGCAGGGCGATCTGGCCGAAATCCAGCATGGACTCTTCGACCTGGGCGCCGAACTCGCCGTGCCGGGGACGACGCGGTTGTCGGCGAGCCGGGTCGAACGGCTGGACGCGCGGATCGCGCAGGTCAATGCGAGCTTGCCGCCGCTCCGGGAGTTCATCTTGCCGGGCGGCACGCGAGCCGCCGCCCAGGCGCACGTCTGCCGCACCGTCTGCCGCCGCGCCGAGCGGGCGGTCGTGCGCCTGGCGCGCACGGAACCCGTCGGCGAACCCGCCCGCCGCTACCTCAACCGGCTGTCGGACTGGTTTTTCGTGGCGGCGCGGGCCATCCAGCGCGGCGCCGGCGGCGGGGAGCCGCAGTGGGAGCCGGCGGCGGGAAACGTGTCAAGTTGA
- a CDS encoding carbon-nitrogen family hydrolase: MTSTSPNRAQVDFPAPRLRVAAIQMTSTPRCEDNLRAAAEQIAEAARQGAQLVALPEYFCLMGLRDTDKLALREADGHGPIQDFLAEQAARHGIWLIGGSIPLAAPEPDRVFNSLPVYDPQGRRVARYDKIHLFSFHRGAESYDEARSIAPGRAPVAFDCAAEGVSLRIACAVCYDLRFPEFFRGLGTVDAIVIPSAFTATTGRAHWELLLRARAVENLCYVLAPAQGGRHENGRTTFGHSMLIDPWGEVLAVRDDGPGVVLGEIDPDRIRDVRASLPALDHRVLV, from the coding sequence ATGACCTCGACTTCGCCGAACCGCGCGCAGGTTGACTTCCCAGCGCCGCGCCTGCGGGTCGCGGCCATCCAGATGACGTCCACGCCACGCTGCGAAGACAACCTGCGCGCAGCCGCCGAGCAGATCGCCGAGGCGGCGCGACAGGGCGCGCAGCTCGTGGCCTTGCCCGAATACTTCTGCCTCATGGGGCTGCGCGATACCGACAAGCTCGCGCTGCGGGAAGCCGACGGACACGGGCCGATCCAGGATTTCCTGGCCGAACAGGCGGCGCGGCACGGCATCTGGCTGATCGGCGGTTCGATCCCGCTGGCGGCGCCCGAGCCGGATCGGGTGTTCAACAGTCTGCCGGTCTACGATCCGCAGGGGCGGCGGGTCGCGCGCTACGACAAGATCCACCTCTTCTCGTTCCATCGCGGTGCCGAGTCCTACGACGAGGCGCGCAGCATCGCGCCGGGACGGGCACCGGTCGCCTTCGACTGCGCCGCCGAGGGGGTGTCCCTGCGCATCGCCTGTGCGGTGTGCTATGACCTGCGCTTCCCCGAGTTCTTTCGCGGCCTGGGCACGGTCGACGCCATCGTGATCCCTTCGGCCTTCACCGCAACGACGGGGCGGGCGCACTGGGAACTGCTGCTGCGCGCGCGCGCGGTCGAGAACCTCTGCTATGTCCTCGCGCCGGCCCAGGGCGGACGTCACGAAAACGGCCGCACGACCTTCGGTCATTCGATGCTGATCGATCCCTGGGGCGAGGTCCTCGCCGTCCGGGACGACGGGCCGGGGGTGGTGCTGGGCGAAATCGACCCTGACCGCATCCGGGATGTTCGCGCGAGCCTGCCCGCGCTCGACCACCGCGTCCTGGTGTAA
- a CDS encoding PilT protein domain protein → MSALLDTHCFLWAVTDPTRIPANVREFVADPANEIALSTVTFWEIAIKFALGKLELQGGTPDDLLPAAREMGLTIVTPTAEESIGFHKLPKTAHRDPFDRMLIWQCLQRHWTLISRDGDLDEYRAMGLKTLW, encoded by the coding sequence ATGAGCGCGTTGCTCGACACGCATTGTTTCCTTTGGGCGGTTACCGATCCAACCCGGATTCCGGCGAACGTGCGCGAATTCGTGGCCGACCCCGCCAATGAGATTGCGCTGAGCACGGTCACGTTCTGGGAAATCGCCATCAAGTTCGCATTGGGCAAGCTGGAACTGCAGGGCGGCACGCCGGACGATCTGCTGCCGGCTGCGCGGGAAATGGGGTTGACGATCGTCACCCCGACCGCGGAGGAGTCGATCGGATTCCACAAGCTGCCGAAGACCGCCCATCGCGACCCGTTCGATCGCATGCTGATCTGGCAATGCCTGCAGCGGCATTGGACGCTGATTTCCCGGGATGGTGATTTGGACGAATACCGCGCGATGGGGCTCAAGACGCTGTGGTGA
- a CDS encoding branched-chain amino acid aminotransferase, whose product MSMSDRDGWIWYDGKLVPWRDANTHVLTHSLHYGLSVFEGLRAYRTDSGTAIFRLREHTERLFNSARIFLMQIPYSFDEIMEAHREVVRHNRLESGYIRPIAFYGSEKMGISPKGAAVHVAIAAWPWGAYLGEDALQKGIRVKTSSYARHHINVSMVRSKTGGHYVNSILANMEAQRDGYDEALLLDTAGFVAEGAGENLFLVRDGRLIEPQLVSGLTGITRASVIELARDLGLEVVSQPMTRDDVYLADEAFFTGTAAEITPIRELDGRVIGAGARGPVTERIQKRFFDVIHGRDERYRHWLTAV is encoded by the coding sequence ATGTCGATGTCCGACCGCGACGGCTGGATCTGGTACGACGGCAAGCTCGTGCCCTGGCGGGACGCAAACACGCACGTGCTCACCCACTCCCTGCACTACGGGCTGAGCGTGTTCGAAGGCTTGCGTGCCTATCGTACGGACAGCGGAACGGCGATCTTCCGGCTGCGCGAACACACCGAGCGCCTGTTCAATTCGGCGCGCATCTTCCTGATGCAGATCCCCTATTCGTTCGACGAAATCATGGAGGCGCATCGCGAGGTGGTGCGGCACAACCGGCTCGAGAGCGGCTACATCCGTCCGATCGCGTTCTACGGATCGGAGAAGATGGGTATCAGCCCGAAGGGCGCCGCCGTCCACGTGGCGATCGCCGCTTGGCCCTGGGGGGCGTATCTGGGCGAGGACGCCTTGCAGAAGGGGATCCGCGTCAAGACCTCGTCCTATGCACGCCACCACATCAACGTATCGATGGTGCGCTCGAAGACCGGCGGGCACTACGTCAACTCCATCCTCGCCAACATGGAGGCGCAGCGCGACGGCTACGACGAGGCGCTGCTGCTCGACACCGCGGGCTTCGTTGCCGAGGGCGCGGGAGAAAACCTGTTCCTGGTCCGCGATGGCCGGCTCATCGAGCCGCAACTGGTGTCCGGCCTGACGGGCATCACGCGCGCCTCGGTGATCGAACTGGCGCGGGACCTCGGGCTCGAGGTGGTTTCGCAGCCGATGACCCGCGATGATGTATATCTCGCCGACGAGGCATTCTTCACCGGCACTGCCGCCGAGATCACGCCGATCCGGGAACTCGACGGCCGCGTCATCGGCGCCGGCGCGCGCGGTCCGGTGACCGAACGCATTCAGAAACGCTTTTTCGACGTCATCCACGGCCGCGACGAGCGGTACCGTCATTGGCTGACGGCAGTGTGA